In the genome of Deltaproteobacteria bacterium, one region contains:
- a CDS encoding 4-oxalocrotonate decarboxylase, whose amino-acid sequence MLDDATRARIADELHEAHRTGKPVPRLTGAYPEIEIEDAYRIQEAFIRRRVEAGRRIKGYKVGLTSKPMQQLAGSSEPDFSAMTDDLFLPEDTPIPRSRFLSPMVEMEIAFVMKERLAGPGVLPVDVLRATDFVLPAIEIVDFRVARGPGFNIIDTVADLAACGAAVLGANPRRLDQIDIRRVRGALFKNGEVLQQGEASAVLGNPVTSVAWLANKLGEFGVVFEPGQTILTGSFVRMVPIDAGDQIECRFDQGLGNVASSLTA is encoded by the coding sequence ATGCTGGACGACGCCACGCGAGCCAGGATCGCGGACGAGCTGCACGAGGCGCACCGGACCGGCAAGCCCGTGCCGCGCCTCACGGGCGCCTATCCCGAGATCGAGATCGAAGACGCGTACCGGATCCAGGAAGCGTTCATCCGGCGCAGGGTCGAGGCCGGACGGAGGATCAAGGGCTACAAGGTGGGCCTCACCTCCAAGCCCATGCAGCAGCTGGCCGGGTCGAGCGAGCCCGACTTCAGCGCGATGACCGACGACCTCTTCCTTCCCGAGGACACGCCGATCCCGCGCTCGCGCTTTCTCTCGCCGATGGTCGAGATGGAGATCGCCTTCGTCATGAAGGAGCGGCTCGCGGGGCCGGGCGTGCTGCCCGTCGACGTGCTTCGCGCGACGGATTTCGTGCTGCCTGCGATCGAGATCGTCGACTTCCGCGTGGCGCGCGGGCCGGGCTTCAACATCATCGACACCGTCGCCGATCTCGCCGCCTGCGGCGCGGCCGTGCTCGGCGCGAATCCGCGCCGGCTGGATCAGATCGACATCCGCCGCGTGCGCGGCGCGCTGTTCAAGAACGGCGAGGTCCTGCAGCAGGGCGAGGCGTCCGCGGTGCTGGGCAACCCGGTCACGTCCGTCGCCTGGCTCGCGAACAAGCTCGGCGAGTTCGGAGTCGTGTTCGAGCCGGGCCAGACGATCCTCACCGGGTCGTTCGTGCGCATGGTGCCGATCGACGCGGGCGATCAGATCGAGTGCAGATTCGACCAGGGGCTCGGAAACGTCGCGTCGAGCCTGACTGCCTGA